Proteins encoded by one window of uncultured Draconibacterium sp.:
- a CDS encoding ester cyclase, whose amino-acid sequence MLETAEFKHLQEQERRDKKLIEHVYDELWNKRNIAVLDEYLAPNVVYSSPNMTCNGIEEYKNLYRMYAAAFEKSHLEILDMVVSYDKVVSRVLFTCVHTGDLEGIPASGKEVKMQAISICKIEHGKIAEEFELFDELGMMQQIGMELHRKAVD is encoded by the coding sequence ATGTTAGAAACCGCAGAATTTAAGCATTTACAAGAACAGGAACGTAGAGACAAAAAGCTTATCGAACACGTGTATGATGAATTGTGGAACAAGCGTAACATTGCTGTGCTTGATGAATATCTTGCTCCCAATGTGGTGTATAGTTCACCAAATATGACCTGTAACGGTATTGAAGAGTATAAAAATCTGTATAGGATGTATGCCGCGGCTTTTGAGAAATCACATTTGGAAATACTGGATATGGTTGTCAGCTATGATAAGGTAGTTAGCCGTGTTTTGTTTACTTGTGTGCATACCGGCGATCTGGAAGGAATTCCTGCAAGTGGAAAAGAGGTTAAAATGCAGGCTATTTCTATTTGCAAAATCGAGCACGGAAAAATTGCTGAAGAATTCGAACTGTTTGACGAACTGGGTATGATGCAGCAAATTGGTATGGAGTTGCATAGGAAAGCTGTTGATTAA
- a CDS encoding GYD domain-containing protein — translation MAKYLVCGNYIGEGVKGLMSEGGSSRRSVIQKLVTSLGGTVECIYYAFGEYDIYGIFDMPCSTSMAAFSLQAAASGMVTVSSVPLLTPEEIDEAAKKTGEYRAPGVNWLP, via the coding sequence ATGGCAAAGTACCTGGTTTGTGGAAATTACATTGGAGAAGGAGTGAAAGGATTAATGAGTGAGGGAGGATCGAGCAGGCGTTCGGTAATTCAAAAATTGGTGACTTCGCTGGGAGGAACAGTGGAATGTATCTATTACGCTTTTGGCGAATACGATATTTACGGCATCTTCGACATGCCCTGCAGTACAAGCATGGCGGCATTTTCGCTTCAGGCAGCAGCAAGTGGTATGGTTACGGTAAGCAGCGTGCCCCTGCTCACCCCCGAAGAGATTGATGAGGCGGCGAAAAAAACAGGCGAGTACCGTGCTCCGGGAGTGAACTGGCTGCCGTAA
- a CDS encoding MBOAT family O-acyltransferase, whose translation MVVVYTMTLSEYILKRNGVPVGHSSSLKNMLLRSFGAGSFAGFWKYWNPIWGFYLWKYIYKPLKKRMPRAFALLLTFAFCGFLHDLVIMLLRRDFALLFTPWFSVMALFIVISEVLNIRYFSYSLAMRTIINLTSIGLCFALSYPVQL comes from the coding sequence ATGGTTGTTGTGTATACAATGACTTTATCGGAATACATTTTAAAAAGAAACGGAGTGCCTGTTGGCCACAGTAGTTCGTTAAAAAATATGCTGCTTCGCTCGTTTGGGGCCGGTAGCTTTGCCGGCTTTTGGAAGTACTGGAATCCCATTTGGGGTTTCTACCTGTGGAAATACATTTATAAACCATTAAAAAAGCGGATGCCCCGGGCTTTTGCATTGCTGCTTACCTTTGCCTTTTGTGGTTTTTTACACGATTTGGTAATTATGTTGCTTCGACGCGATTTCGCCTTGCTTTTTACCCCCTGGTTTAGTGTCATGGCTTTGTTCATTGTAATCAGCGAGGTGTTGAACATTCGCTATTTCTCTTATTCATTAGCTATGCGCACCATTATAAATCTTACAAGCATTGGTCTTTGTTTTGCGCTGTCCTACCCTGTTCAGCTGTAG
- a CDS encoding DUF3883 domain-containing protein → MPLIWSNTEVQLIVADYFNMLSAELKGEPYSKAAHRRALMPLLQNRSEGSVEFKHQNISAVLMELGQPYIVGYLPRSNYQHSLRSAVIKFLDLNPDLENQFEYFATKEIVTPITQIDFERFVAEPPASENVVSEPAFSYGKKPMKVNYIKKEQENQRLGYLGEEMIMEYERHYLNKMGKYRLAGQIEWISQKEGDGAGYDILSRNPDGSQKYIEVKTTKLSRETPIYFSRNELDFSVNHRNKFYLYRVFNFEKNARVFKRNGALNEICNPVPISYQGFF, encoded by the coding sequence TTGCCATTAATCTGGTCAAATACTGAAGTTCAACTAATCGTTGCCGATTATTTTAATATGTTATCGGCAGAGCTTAAAGGTGAACCGTATTCAAAAGCTGCACACCGCAGAGCTTTAATGCCCCTGTTACAAAACCGCTCGGAGGGATCAGTGGAATTTAAGCATCAGAATATTAGTGCGGTTTTAATGGAGCTGGGGCAGCCTTATATTGTCGGGTATTTGCCACGTTCTAATTATCAGCATAGTTTAAGAAGTGCAGTAATAAAGTTCCTCGATTTGAATCCTGATCTGGAAAATCAGTTTGAGTATTTCGCAACAAAAGAGATTGTAACGCCGATAACACAAATTGATTTTGAGCGATTTGTTGCAGAGCCGCCTGCAAGCGAAAACGTTGTTTCAGAACCTGCCTTTTCTTATGGTAAAAAACCAATGAAGGTGAATTACATTAAGAAAGAACAGGAAAATCAAAGATTGGGGTATTTGGGGGAAGAGATGATAATGGAATATGAAAGGCACTACCTAAACAAAATGGGAAAATACCGTCTGGCGGGGCAAATTGAATGGATTTCGCAAAAAGAAGGAGATGGTGCCGGTTATGATATTCTTTCCCGTAACCCGGATGGTTCGCAAAAATATATCGAGGTAAAAACCACCAAACTTTCAAGAGAAACACCCATTTATTTCAGCAGAAACGAATTGGATTTTTCTGTCAATCACCGTAACAAGTTTTATTTGTACCGCGTGTTTAATTTTGAAAAGAATGCCCGTGTTTTTAAACGTAACGGCGCATTAAATGAAATTTGTAATCCGGTTCCGATTTCTTACCAAGGCTTTTTCTAA
- a CDS encoding response regulator: MDFPKNQIVIIDDNRKETDPLLVQLKLHFKDYEVVLRNKAKDGLDYILKSLDKKTIVLLDYDLGRNEPNGTEILNDIRKRTSLVYVIMVTANNLDNIPREDLVEYINKDAFAFVSRTVSYKRVKPLIERAMHFLDARVDSILEQWINRHSEDELNKPYLQTSAGEKYSLKDILSEIRLQSAFGKEMERSILMLAIDLLTRNKRQIDD; the protein is encoded by the coding sequence ATGGATTTCCCCAAGAATCAAATTGTAATTATTGACGATAATAGGAAAGAAACAGATCCTTTATTAGTACAACTTAAATTACATTTTAAGGATTACGAGGTAGTCCTTAGGAATAAGGCTAAAGATGGCCTTGATTATATTCTTAAATCTTTAGATAAAAAAACGATAGTCTTATTGGATTATGATCTAGGGCGTAATGAACCTAACGGAACTGAGATTTTAAACGATATACGAAAAAGAACTTCACTGGTATATGTAATAATGGTTACAGCCAATAATTTGGATAATATTCCAAGGGAAGACTTAGTCGAATACATTAACAAAGATGCATTTGCATTCGTTTCTAGAACTGTCAGTTATAAAAGAGTAAAGCCATTGATTGAAAGAGCTATGCATTTCCTTGATGCTAGAGTAGATAGTATTCTTGAGCAATGGATTAATAGGCATAGTGAAGATGAATTAAATAAGCCTTACCTTCAAACGTCAGCTGGCGAGAAATATTCCCTAAAAGATATTTTATCCGAAATAAGGTTACAATCAGCTTTTGGTAAAGAAATGGAAAGAAGCATATTAATGCTTGCTATTGATTTATTAACAAGAAATAAGAGACAAATAGATGATTAA